The Cystobacter fuscus DSM 2262 sequence GCTCAGGGCCGCCAGTTGCTTGTCGTCCATCTGGCGCAGCGTGCGCATCAGGCGGCGCATCCCCGGCGATTCCTCCACCGAGGGGGCGGGCCGCTCCTTCAACCAGGCCGCCTTCTCCCGGAACTCCAGGGCGAGGGCCTCATCGGCGTCCATCTTCAACACCCCACACAATGCACGAAGGATCGGGACGCTGGGCGTCAGGTTGCCGCGCTCCATCCGCCCGTACACCTCCGTGGCCACCCCCACGCGCTCGGCCACGTCCGCTTGCGTCCATTGCGCCCGGGCGCGGGCCGCTCGCAGCGTTTCTCCCAGATGCACGGTGAGCTTCTTCTTCGTCATCGACTCGTTCTTCACCGCTGCTCCCTCCGCGTGCTCCTCCATCCCGTCGTGGCTTGCTCCTCGGAGGTGAGCCGCACGCAGTGCGCCGCGGAGAGGACGTGCTGGGTCCTGGGAGCCACTTGAAGGTCTTCCAAGGTAACACCGTGGAAGGTGGAAGGGAAGGGATGGGTGACCGGAGAGGTCAACCTCGGGGCTCAACCTGATGGAGTAGGATTCATCTTTCGGGGCCCTGATGCAGTAGTGCTAATTCCCCATTCCCATGCCGGAGCAGCTCAAGACCTTCTTCGATCGGAGCGTGGTGGAGCGCATCGCCACCATGCTGCGCGCCGCCCATCCCTCCTTCCCGAGGCAACGCTTCCTGGCCGAGGCCACCGAGGGACTCGAGGCACACGAACTCATGGGCCGTGCCCGCCACATCATGCGGGCGATGCACAGCTCTCTCCCCGCTGACTTCGAGGACGCGGCTGGAATCCTCCTGCGGTCGCTCGGGCCGGAGCGCGAACGCGCGGAGGGCCAGGGGATGGACGTCTTCATCTACCTTCCTCACACCTTGTACGTCGCGGAGCATGGCCTCGGCCATTTCGAGACGTCGATGCGAGCCCAGTACGAGCTCACCAGGCGCTTCACCGCGGAGTTCTCCATCCGGCCGTTCCTCGAGCGCCATCCGCGAGAGACCCTGGTGCGACTCTCCCAATGGGCGAAAGATCCGAACGTCCACGTCCGGCGGCTCGTCTCCGAGGGCTCGCGGCCCCGGTTGCCCTGGGCCTCCCGGCTCCGAGCGTTCCAGGAGGATCCACGTCCGGTGCTGGAACTGCTCGAGTTGCTCAAGGATGATCAGGAACTCTACGTCCGGCGCTCCGTCGCCAACAACCTGAATGACATTGGCAAGGACCACCCGGATGTCCTGGTGGACACCTGCGCACGGTGGAAGGAAGGCGCCTCGGCGGAGCGGCTGTGGATCATCCGCCATGCGCTCCGCTCCGCGGTGAAACGAGGGGACACCCGCGCGCTCTCGGTGCTCGGGTTCAGCGGCGGCGGAGCGCTCGAGGTGACGGCTTCATTCCCATCCAAGCGGGTCCGGATCGGCGAGAACATCGCGATGACCTTGTCCGTCACCAACCGCTCGGAGACGCGACAGCAGGCCATCGTCGACCTCGCCGTGCACTTCATCAAGTCGAACGGCAAGGCCAGTCCAAAGGTCTTCAAGGGGGGCAAGGTCGATCTCCTCCCCGGTGCGTCCTGCACCCTCGAGAAGACGATCTCCTTCGCCACGATGACGACGCGGAAGCACTACGCGGGCACGCACCGGGTCGAGGCGCTCGTGAATGGCCGGGCCACCGACCTGGGGAGCTTCACCGTCCTTGGTTGATGCCCCGTATGCCTTTCGAATGGCGTCCACCGTCTGGCTTTTCCGAGACGGTGGACGCTGACCTCGGCTAGGGCATGCGACCGCCGATGGGCTGGTCGTTGAGGAGCAGGAGCATGCCGCCGTCCGGCGAGGGCTTGAATTTCACGCTCATGCCCTCGAGCAGGCCGAACTCATCCCGCTCGACGAAATCATTGTCGCCGTAGGCCTCCAACTCCCCGCGGACGGGCGGCCTGGCCGCCTCGATGGTCAACCACAGGTGGCCCGCCTCCACGAAGACGGTGAGCGGGCCTATGGCCGTGTCGTAGGTGCCCACGTAGTTCCGCCACACGGTGGTGTCCGGCACGAAGGTGCTGGGCGCCCGGTCATTCGACACGGGCTTCGTGGGCTCCTTTCCGGACAGCAGCGCGACGACGCCCGTGCCCACCTGCTCCGTGACCGGTGTGTTGAGGTTGCTGAGTACTCCCACGGCCACACCCTCGGAGGGAATCAGGTTGAAGCTGGAGCTGCTGGTGATGGTGTTGCCTCCATGGGACACCCGCTTCCGGCCAGACTCCTCGGAGATCACCCAGCCCAGCCCGTTGGCGGACGGCCCGTTGCTGGTCATCACCGCGGGCTGCCACATCCGCTCGATGCCCTGCGCGGAGAGCACCCGCCCACCAGGCGCTTCGCCCCGGGCGAGCAGGGCCGAGAAGTAACGGGACACATCCTCGGCGGTGGTGTGGGTCGCCGAGCCCGCGGGCACGTGTGCTCTCGACCACGGCGGGGCCATCGTATGCAGCTGTCCCCGCGTCCACGTGTAGCCCTGGACCACGTCCTGCTCTTGCTCGGGGACCGCCCCCATGAAGGTGCGGCGCATGCCCAGCGGCTCGAAGACGGAGTCGGCCATGTGTTGCTCGAAGGGCCCGCCCGCCACCGTCTGGACGATGAGACCGGCCACCGCGAGTCCATCGTTGGAGTACGCCTCTTGCTGCCCTGGCGGGAAGTGGAGCTTCACCTCGGCGAGTGAGCGCACCAGGCGCTCGAGGGCCTCGTCATCATGGTCGCCATCCCAGGTCATGCCGTTGGGCAGGCCGGAGGTGTGTGACAGCAGATGCTTGACGAGGATTTGCTCCTGGAGCCCGTCCGCCGTGCGGAACCAGGGCAGGTAGCGCGTCACGGGAGCATCCAGCTCCACGGCGCCCGCCTCCACCTGCTGCATGAGCGCCAGGGCCGTCATCGCCTTGGTGGTGGAGCCGATGGACACCAGTGTCTTCGGCGTCATCGGCTGGTTCTTCTCCACGTGGGCCAGACCATAGCTCTTGATGCATACGGGCTGGCCACCCTGGAGGATGACGAGCGAGAGCCCCGGGATGTGTCCTGTTCGCATGCTCTCGGTGACGAAGGGATCGATCCGCTCCTTCATCGCGGTGGGCAGGGCGTCGCACTGTCCCGGGGACGGGTGGTCCGTTCCTGAGCACCCGGAGTTCAGGAGGGAGCCGAGTAGAAGGGGAACAAGGGCGCGCTTCATCATCACGGGACCTCTGCCCCCCGCGATGCGCGGGGGAGCGGAAAGTGAATGGAGTCTCGAATGGAACACCCCAGAAGCGGCGAGGTGTTACTCCCCGCTTCAATGGCTTTCCGCTGGAGATTCCAGCTGCAAGCGAACGCCCTTGGTGTACAGGAATTGCGTCTCTCCCTGCCGCTCGAAGCGCACGACCTCGCCCTTGCCACGGCCCAGCCCGAGCACGATGGCACGCTCCTCACCCTCCGGCTTCAGCAGCAAGGTGGAGGCTTCTCCCGGCATCGCACTGTAGATCTCCAGGAGGAGGCAGCCCTCTCCCTGGCTCAGCCTGGCCCTCTCGAAGAACTCCCGGGGCCCGCCCTTCGGCACGCCGTACTGACCCAGCCGGCGCTTCCAGGACTCGGTCAGCTCGGAGGGAGTGATGCGCTCGCCCAGGAACTGGCGGCCGCTCCACAACAACCTGGGCTCGGAGCCCTGGCGCAGGACGACATCATGGCCGGCGATGCGATCGAACGAGAGCCACAGGGGCGTGCCCTGGAGTTCGGTCTTGAAGAGGCCCTGCTGGTGAGGCGCCAGGACGAGCCGGAGAGCGGTGAGGTTGGCCACCAGGTCTCCATTCTCCACGGCCACCTTCATCGGGCCCAACTCGGTGGCGTACAAGCCCTCCAGCGCCCGGAGCTCCTCCACTGGCCGGGTGACAGGCTGCACCTGGGGCTCTCGCGGACGGGCCACCACCTCCAATCCCGTCTTGGCCTTCAAGGCCAGCGCGAGCGCCTCCTCGGCGATGAATGGCGAGAACTCACGGGCGGCATCGGTATTCGTGAGCACGATCACGCCCAGCTTGTGTTCGGGCAGCAGCGCCAGCATGGAGCGGAAGAACAGGGTCGCGCCACCGTGGTGAACGAGCCGTGCGGACTGGCCGTTGGCCAGCGACAGGTCGTCCAGGAACCAGGTGATGCCGACGCGGGTGTCCAGGTCCAGCGGAGCGCCGACGTTCTGCTGCCGCCACATCTCCCGCAAGGTCTCCGGCTGCACGATCGTCGTCTCTCCCGCCTTGCCGTTCGCCAGCAGCATCTTGATGAAGCGGCTCATGTCCAGCACCGAGCTGCGCATGCTGCCCGCGGGGCCTTCGC is a genomic window containing:
- a CDS encoding helix-turn-helix transcriptional regulator — encoded protein: MEEHAEGAAVKNESMTKKKLTVHLGETLRAARARAQWTQADVAERVGVATEVYGRMERGNLTPSVPILRALCGVLKMDADEALALEFREKAAWLKERPAPSVEESPGMRRLMRTLRQMDDKQLAALSMVARTLASSADD
- a CDS encoding DNA alkylation repair protein; translated protein: MPEQLKTFFDRSVVERIATMLRAAHPSFPRQRFLAEATEGLEAHELMGRARHIMRAMHSSLPADFEDAAGILLRSLGPERERAEGQGMDVFIYLPHTLYVAEHGLGHFETSMRAQYELTRRFTAEFSIRPFLERHPRETLVRLSQWAKDPNVHVRRLVSEGSRPRLPWASRLRAFQEDPRPVLELLELLKDDQELYVRRSVANNLNDIGKDHPDVLVDTCARWKEGASAERLWIIRHALRSAVKRGDTRALSVLGFSGGGALEVTASFPSKRVRIGENIAMTLSVTNRSETRQQAIVDLAVHFIKSNGKASPKVFKGGKVDLLPGASCTLEKTISFATMTTRKHYAGTHRVEALVNGRATDLGSFTVLG
- a CDS encoding serine hydrolase; amino-acid sequence: MKERIDPFVTESMRTGHIPGLSLVILQGGQPVCIKSYGLAHVEKNQPMTPKTLVSIGSTTKAMTALALMQQVEAGAVELDAPVTRYLPWFRTADGLQEQILVKHLLSHTSGLPNGMTWDGDHDDEALERLVRSLAEVKLHFPPGQQEAYSNDGLAVAGLIVQTVAGGPFEQHMADSVFEPLGMRRTFMGAVPEQEQDVVQGYTWTRGQLHTMAPPWSRAHVPAGSATHTTAEDVSRYFSALLARGEAPGGRVLSAQGIERMWQPAVMTSNGPSANGLGWVISEESGRKRVSHGGNTITSSSSFNLIPSEGVAVGVLSNLNTPVTEQVGTGVVALLSGKEPTKPVSNDRAPSTFVPDTTVWRNYVGTYDTAIGPLTVFVEAGHLWLTIEAARPPVRGELEAYGDNDFVERDEFGLLEGMSVKFKPSPDGGMLLLLNDQPIGGRMP
- a CDS encoding serine hydrolase domain-containing protein, whose amino-acid sequence is MNREHTFSRRQTLYGCTALLGFGLLAAGCDGDNPPAEQPKDPYAEVKMEVSRLIESGMAEGKVPGLSIALVDDQEVVWAQGFGFAEQAARRPATAETLYEIGSISKLFTATAVMQQVERGRVALDRPIQELIPDFTLQSRFPESGPITPRNLLTHHAGIPEQYVGAYTPKVLSLPERMELLRQEHQTAPAEQIWAYSNTGLVVAGRAVEMASGMEFTAAMKQNLLGPLGMSQSSFRVEPHMVPNMSVGHGSLATSHAPPHWLDGEGPAGSMRSSVLDMSRFIKMLLANGKAGETTIVQPETLREMWRQQNVGAPLDLDTRVGITWFLDDLSLANGQSARLVHHGGATLFFRSMLALLPEHKLGVIVLTNTDAAREFSPFIAEEALALALKAKTGLEVVARPREPQVQPVTRPVEELRALEGLYATELGPMKVAVENGDLVANLTALRLVLAPHQQGLFKTELQGTPLWLSFDRIAGHDVVLRQGSEPRLLWSGRQFLGERITPSELTESWKRRLGQYGVPKGGPREFFERARLSQGEGCLLLEIYSAMPGEASTLLLKPEGEERAIVLGLGRGKGEVVRFERQGETQFLYTKGVRLQLESPAESH